GCCTGCCCTTCACCGTGACGGCGATGGAGCAGCACCCGCTCAGCAGCCAGACATTCGTCCCCATGACCGGCGGACGCTTCCTGGTGGTGGCCGCCCTGGCCGATGCCGATGGCGAACCGGACCCCGAAACAGCCCGCGCCTTCATTGCCGGTCCCGACCAGGCGATCACTTATGCCGGCGGGGTCTGGCACTGTCCGCTTGTGGCACTCGACGAGACCGCCGACTTCGCCATGATGATGTGGCGCGCTCCCGATCCCGACGCCGACTGCCGCGTCGTCTCCCTGTCCGTGCCGCTGCTGGTCGCCGACCAGACCGCGACGACCTGACCGAAGGAACTGAACCCGTGTCGAACGTGACGTCCTCCCCGCTCGATCTGTCCTTTGTCCGCTCCCAGTTCCCTGCGCTCGCCGGCGATTGGATCTTCATGGACAATGCCGGGGGTTCCCAGACCCTGACGCGAGTCGCCGACCGCATCCGGGATTATCTGCTGACCAGTAATGTCCAGTTAGGGGCCAGCTACGCCGTATCGCGGCAGTCCGGCGCACGGGTCGCCGACGCCCATGCCGACATCGCTGATCTGATCGGCGCCGCCCGGCCGGACGAGGTGGTGATGGGGCCGAGCACGACGGCTTTGCTCTACACCCTGTCGACGGCGATGGCCGAACAGATCCGGCCCGGCGACGAAATCGTCGTCACCAACTGCGATCACGAGGCCAACATCGGCCCCTGGCGCAAGTTGGAGGAGAAGGGCGCCGTCATCCGGACCTGGGCGGTCCGCCCCGACAGCCTGGAGCTGTCGCTGAACGACCTGGAGCCTCTGCTGAACGGACGCACGCGGCTTGTCTGCGTCACTCATGCCTCGAACATCCTCGGCACCATCAATCCGGTGGCCGACATCGCCCGGCTGGTGCACCGGCACGGCGCCAAGCTGCTGGTCGACGCCGTCGCCTATGCCCCGCACCGCGCGGTGGACGTGGCCGGCTGGGATGTCGATTACTATGTCTTCAGCTTCTACAAGGTTTATGGTCCGCATTTTGCCGTACTTTACGGCAAGCACGAGCATCTGGCGGCACTGCCCAGCCTGAACCACTACTTCATCGACCGCTCGGTGATCCCCTACAAGCTCCAGCCTGGCAACGTGAATTACGAACTCGCCGTCGGCTGCACCGGGATCGTCGATTACCTTGCGGAACTGGGGGAGCGCTGCGGCGCCACGGGACCGCGCCGGGCCAAGATCGAGGCTGCCTTCGACGCCATCGCCGCCCATGAGGAGGCGCTTGCCGAGCGGCTGCTCGCCTATTTGTGCGGACGCAACGATGTGACAGTCATCGGCCACTCCGCAGCCGACCGGACCCTGCGGGTGCCGACCATCAGCTTCGTGGTGGACGGTTACCGGTCGGACGAGGTGGTGAGCGCGGTCGATGCATCGATGATCGGCATCCGCTTCGGCGATTTCTATGCCAAGCGCCTGATCGAGACGCTGGGGCTGGCCGCCGTCAACGGGGTAATCCGCGTTTCACTGGTCCACTACAACACGCTCGACGAGGTCGACCGTCTCATCGAGGCGCTCGGCCGGGCCATGCCGCAGGCGCGGTGAGCGCCAGGAAGACCAAAGGATGACCGACCGATCACATCTGGAACAGGATAAGGCACATGGCTGAGTTCGATCTGGTGGTGCGCAACGGAACGGTGGTCACGGCCGCCGATGTCAGCCGCTGCGACATTGGCATCAAGGACGGCCGCATCGTCGCCCTGGCCGAACGGCTCGACACGTCCGGAGCGGTCCTCGACGCCTCCGGCAAGCTGGTGATGCCGGGCGGCATCGACAGTCACGTCCACATCGCGCAGGACGGCGATGACGGCACGATCATGGCCGATGATTTCCGCAGCGGCACGCTGTCCGCGGCCTTCGGCGGCAACACGACGGTCATTCCCTTTGCGCTGCAGCCCAAAGGCCAGTCGCTGCGCGCCGCGGTGCAGAATTATCACGCGCGGGCGGAAGGCCAGTGCCTGACCGACTATTCCTTCCATCTCATCATCTCCGACCCCACCGAGCAGGTCCTGGGGCAGGAACTGCCCGCCCTGGTCCAGGACGGCTACACGTCGTTCAAGGTCTTCATGACCTATGACGACCTGAAGCTGAACGACCGCGAGCTTCTGGAGGTGTTCGACGTCGCCCGGCGCGAGAAGGCGCTGGTGATGGTCCATGCCGAAGGCTATGACGCCATCAAGTTCCTGACCGAGCGGCTGGAGCGCGCCGGCCGCACCGATCCCTACTATCATGCCGAATCCCGCCCAATCCCGGTGGAGCGGGAGGCGACCCACCGCGCCATCTCCTTCGCCGAGATCGTCGACGTGCCGATCATGATCGTCCACGTCTCCTCCGCCGACGCCATCGAACAGATCCGCTGGGCGCAGAGCCGCGGACTGAAGGTCTATGCCGAAACCTGCACCCAGTATCTGACCCTGACGGCCGACGACCTGAAGGGACTGAACATGGAGGGCGCCAAATACGTCTGCAGCCCGCCGCCGCGCGACAAGGAAAGCCAGGACGCCTGCTGGACCGGCCTGCAATCCGGGCTGTTTTCCGTCTTCTCCTCCGACCATTGCCCCTTCCGCTTCGACAGCCCCGCCGGCAAGAAGAAGCAGGGCGAGAGGACGGCCTTCAAATGGGTTCCCAACGGCATCCCCGGCGTCGAGGTCCGCCTGCCGATCCTGTTCTCCGAAGGGGTAGGGAAGGGGCGGATTTCACTGCAGGAGTTCGTCGCCCTCACATCCACCAACCACGCCCGCATGTACGGCCTCGCTCCACGGAAGGGCAGCATCTCGATTGGGGCGGATGCCGACCTCGTGCTGTGGGATGCCGACCGCAAGGTGACGATCACCCAGGAACTGATGCACCACGGAGCCGATTACACGCCCTATGAGGGGATGGAGGTGACGGGCTGGCCTGAAACCGTTCTGCTGCGCGGCACTGTCATCATCGACAAGGGCGTCCAGACTGGCAGGGCAGGCGATGGCCGGTTTCTGCACCGGTCGATCTCGCCCTTCGCGGCACCGCGCGGCCGCCGCCCGACGCACTATGACTGAGCGGATGGCGACGGGGGCGATGCCGGAAGCGCTCTGCCGTTCGCAGAGCGCTTGATCAGACGCGGAGCTGGCGGGGGCGGCCGGCGAGAAAGCCGAAGACGCCCGCCAGCACGGCGATGGCGACGAAGAGCAGGGTGGAGGCGTGCCAGTCGCCGCTCCAGCCATGCAGCAGCCCAACCAAGAAAGGACCGGCTGAGGCCAGCGTGTAGCCAACGCTTTGCGACATGCCCGACAGGTGCGAAGCGGTGCGGCTGTCGGGCGAGCGCAGCACGATCAGGGTCAGCGCG
The Azospirillum sp. TSA2s DNA segment above includes these coding regions:
- a CDS encoding ureidoglycolate lyase; amino-acid sequence: MSALRSIPPVPLTGELFAPFGTVLAAGLGRSSLVNDGRGIRYDAEHGLGFAGEPLPPVLALYRLTPSRLPFTVTAMEQHPLSSQTFVPMTGGRFLVVAALADADGEPDPETARAFIAGPDQAITYAGGVWHCPLVALDETADFAMMMWRAPDPDADCRVVSLSVPLLVADQTATT
- a CDS encoding cysteine desulfurase-like protein, which encodes MSNVTSSPLDLSFVRSQFPALAGDWIFMDNAGGSQTLTRVADRIRDYLLTSNVQLGASYAVSRQSGARVADAHADIADLIGAARPDEVVMGPSTTALLYTLSTAMAEQIRPGDEIVVTNCDHEANIGPWRKLEEKGAVIRTWAVRPDSLELSLNDLEPLLNGRTRLVCVTHASNILGTINPVADIARLVHRHGAKLLVDAVAYAPHRAVDVAGWDVDYYVFSFYKVYGPHFAVLYGKHEHLAALPSLNHYFIDRSVIPYKLQPGNVNYELAVGCTGIVDYLAELGERCGATGPRRAKIEAAFDAIAAHEEALAERLLAYLCGRNDVTVIGHSAADRTLRVPTISFVVDGYRSDEVVSAVDASMIGIRFGDFYAKRLIETLGLAAVNGVIRVSLVHYNTLDEVDRLIEALGRAMPQAR
- the hydA gene encoding dihydropyrimidinase, which codes for MAEFDLVVRNGTVVTAADVSRCDIGIKDGRIVALAERLDTSGAVLDASGKLVMPGGIDSHVHIAQDGDDGTIMADDFRSGTLSAAFGGNTTVIPFALQPKGQSLRAAVQNYHARAEGQCLTDYSFHLIISDPTEQVLGQELPALVQDGYTSFKVFMTYDDLKLNDRELLEVFDVARREKALVMVHAEGYDAIKFLTERLERAGRTDPYYHAESRPIPVEREATHRAISFAEIVDVPIMIVHVSSADAIEQIRWAQSRGLKVYAETCTQYLTLTADDLKGLNMEGAKYVCSPPPRDKESQDACWTGLQSGLFSVFSSDHCPFRFDSPAGKKKQGERTAFKWVPNGIPGVEVRLPILFSEGVGKGRISLQEFVALTSTNHARMYGLAPRKGSISIGADADLVLWDADRKVTITQELMHHGADYTPYEGMEVTGWPETVLLRGTVIIDKGVQTGRAGDGRFLHRSISPFAAPRGRRPTHYD